The genomic DNA atttaaaagaacggGCAAGGTGCAAGGATCTGGAAATGTAGAAGGATGTAATAACTGATACTGAAAATGAAGACATGTCTAATAAACATAAGGATGATTCTTAATAGAAATGAAGACTTCAAAGTGGTAAAACTGATTCTAGAAATCTGAATTCCATTGCTTAATCCAATGTGTCtctctttttgtaaaaaaaaaaaaaaaaaaaaacctgtggtaGCAAGCCATGTTACCCCTGGTTCTAATCTGTACATGAAGAAGGAGACTGAAATCAGAGTGGGACTCAGTAGAGTAGAGAAAGATCAGGCACCATCTAGAAAGAAGGACTGGAACTGGCTCAGCAATCTCCAGCACTGTCTTTCCTTCTCAACTCCACTCCTTGGATCAGGCTAGATTTCTGGTTTGATAAGTCAGAAAGTatcttaaagagaaaagaaaatctgaggggaaaaatgttttttttctagATTGCTTGTCTTCGCTCAACTGGTATCTTTGAATATCAGCAGGGAAACAGAGGGACTAGGGTTGGGTGTGTGTCTGGTGAAACAATATGACTGAAAAAGTGATGCAGACCTGACTGTGGATAATGTTTGGGATTTAACCGGTTGCTTTTCAACATTTACTTTTGCAATTTAAGAAGAGATATAACCAGCCTGTGTGTGCTCGGTCACTCACTCGTgcccgactttttgcgactccatggactgtagcccgccaggctcctctgtccatgggattctccaggcaagaagactggagtgggtagccatgccctcctccaggggatctttctgacccaggggttgaacccatgtctcctgcattggcagacagactctACTACTGCACCCCCTGGGAAGTTATAAACCATCAGCATGCTTGAATTTAGCAGAAGTAAGGgaactgatggagaaggcaatggcaccccactccagtactcctgcctgggaaatcccatgggcggaggatcctggtaggctgcagtccatggggtcgctgagggtcggacacaactgagcgaattcactttcacttttcacttttcacttgcatgcattggagaaggaaatggcaacccactccagtgttcttgcctggagaatcccatgggagcctggtgggctaccgtctatggggtcgcacagagtcggacacgactgaagcgacttagcagcttagcagcaaggGAACTGATGGACTTCGCTGGTGggtcaaacggtaaagaatctgtcagcagtgcaggagacttgagttctatccgtgggttgggaagatcccctggagaatgcaacagctaccactccagtattctgacctagcaaattccatggactgtaaggtccatggggtcacaaagagtcagacatggctgagtgactttcacttactcaaGGGAATGGATATATTTCAAAGTATGATTCCAGGAAATCTTACCCCAGAAATTGCCCTTGCCATATAACAACAGtcctagaaattttttaaaactgtaaccacttctcctttctttcccagATGACTTTCTACACTCTTACATGGCTAATGGAAATTTCACTCCAGTCACTGACTTTATTCTCACAGGAGTCTCAGAACATCCAGACCTCCAGATCCcactcttctttgtctttctggtCATCTACGGACTGACCGTGACAGGGAACCTAAGCATCATCACCCTCACCAGTGTGGACTCTCGGCTTCAGACccccatgtatttcttcctcCGGCACTTGACCATCATCAATCTTGGCAATTCAACTGTCATCGCCCCTAAAATGCTGGTCAACTTTTTAGTAAAGAAACACACCACCTCCTACTATGAATGTGCCGCCCAACTGGGAGCGTTCTTGGTTTTCATTGTAGCTGAGGTGCTCATGTTAGCCgcgatggcctatgaccgctatgtggccatttGTCACCCCCTGCTCTACATAGCGGTGGTGTCTCGGTGGGTCTGTCTCCTGCTAGTTTCCCTCACATACCTCTATAGCTTTTCCACAGCTGTTGTGGCCTCATCTTCTGTATTCTCTGTGACTTATTGCTCTTGCAATATCATCAATCATTTTTATTGTGATATCGCCCCTCTGCTAGCATTGTCTTGCTCTGATACTTCCTTTCCAGAAACATTTGTGTTTATATCTGCAGCTACAAATCTGGTGGTTTCCATAATTATAGTTCTTGTATCTTATTTTAACATAGTTTTGTCCATTCTCAAAATACGTTcatcagaaggaaggaaaaaagcctTTTCCACCTGTGCATCACATATGATGGCAGTATCCGTCTTCTATGGCACAATGATATTCATGTATGTGCAGCCTCAAACTAACCATTCTATGGATACTGATAAAGTGGCCTCCGTGTTTTATACTCTGGTGATTCCCATGCTGAACCCCATGatctacagcctgaggaacaaGGACGTGAAGGCTGCTTTAAAGAGATTTCTGACAAATTCATGCTGTTCTTTTAAGCTGATGTAATTTCAGAAATCTGTAagtaaataaagttaaaacaaaCTGCCATTGTGTCAGAAAAAGCAATGGTTAGATGACGGGTTAATAGGTATGCAGGCTACTCTGGGAATTAAAAGGTGCTAGAATTTGGGATGCACAGATTTCAAAAATAATCTGAAGCACTTGGATGTATGAATTTAATACAGAAACAAAGcattattcacttattttctcAAGGATTATGCAAACATCtacattgaaataaatatttccaggAGCCAAGAGAGATATGAATTTGAAAGTTTTAAATAAGTCAaaacagaagaaggaaaataatagctGAGAGAAGTAAGTGGGTTTTTCTCATTCTttggctttcttttattttctgtgcatGTAGCAGATCCCTGCATCTGGAATTGCAGATGGCCTAAATCCTTTTCATCACTAAGTAgtaaaattaaactgacaaatttatttaaaacaatccCTAACTCTTCCTTAGTACGGTTTGAAGGAAAAGCTACACAGTCCTGATACATTTGTATTTTGAATGATAACCAAAATGcagttgaaattatttttatggcAATGAACACAATTGATACAACTTATTGAAGAACACAAAGCATCATCACTGATGGCTTTCACTCTGAGTACTACTGTATGATAATCTTATAAATGGAGTTTATAAGAATTTTCTCTTCTCCTTACTCTAAGTATCAGTTTTCTGTAGTATGTTTAATAAATGTACTGTGTTTTGATATAAATAAGCATTCAATGAATCATGTTTTG from Budorcas taxicolor isolate Tak-1 chromosome 15, Takin1.1, whole genome shotgun sequence includes the following:
- the LOC128060540 gene encoding olfactory receptor 8J1-like; this encodes MANGNFTPVTDFILTGVSEHPDLQIPLFFVFLVIYGLTVTGNLSIITLTSVDSRLQTPMYFFLRHLTIINLGNSTVIAPKMLVNFLVKKHTTSYYECAAQLGAFLVFIVAEVLMLAAMAYDRYVAICHPLLYIAVVSRWVCLLLVSLTYLYSFSTAVVASSSVFSVTYCSCNIINHFYCDIAPLLALSCSDTSFPETFVFISAATNLVVSIIIVLVSYFNIVLSILKIRSSEGRKKAFSTCASHMMAVSVFYGTMIFMYVQPQTNHSMDTDKVASVFYTLVIPMLNPMIYSLRNKDVKAALKRFLTNSCCSFKLM